A window of the Alnus glutinosa chromosome 4, dhAlnGlut1.1, whole genome shotgun sequence genome harbors these coding sequences:
- the LOC133866920 gene encoding glycosyltransferase BC10: MQSRAVQLEEGKEPTVINRTNQSKALPFKVLQLLVPVLALCIAFSVISIYTIRHFGISSVVTTVTSTSQPCHDEPTSLEQWIRPPVNLIHAMTDKELLWRASFAPRIKKYPFQRVPKIAFMFLTKGPLPLAPLWEKFLKGHEGLYSIYVHSLPSFQANFPPSSVFYRRQIPSQVSEWGRMSMCDAERRLLANALLDISNEWFILLSESCIPVYNFSAIYHYLMKSRHSFMGVFDDPGPYGRGRYNENMAPLVDITQWRKGSQWFEVHRKLAMNIVEDTMFYTKFEQFCRPACYVDEHYFPTMLTIQAGNLLANRSITWVDWSRGGAHPASFGRADITDEFFKRILEGQNCSYNDRSSSICFLFARKFAPSSLEPLLQLSTKVLGY; this comes from the exons ATGCAATCGAGGGCTGTACAATTAGAGGAAGGCAAGGAACCTACGGTTATAAACAGGACAAACCAATCTAAAGCCTTGCCGTTTAAGGTGCTTCAGTTACTTGTGCCGGTTCTGGCTCTCTGCATTGCCTTCTCGGTCATTAGTATATACACAATTCGGCACTTTGGCATTAGTAGTGTAGTGACAACGGTGACATCCACATCACAGCCGTGCCATGATGAACCGACAAGTTTGGAGCAATGGATTAGGCCACCAGTGAATTTAATCCATGCTATGACTGATAAGGAACTATTGTGGAGGGCCTCTTTTGCGCCTCGGATAAAAAAGTATCCTTTTCAGAGAGTTCCCAAGATTGCATTTATGTTCTTGACTAAGGGGCCGCTGCCGCTGGCACCTCTTTGGGAGAAGTTTTTGAAGGGGCATGAAGGGCTTTATTCGATATATGTTCATTCACTGCCATCATTCCAGGCCAACTTCCCACCTTCATCAGTTTTTTATAGGAGACAGATCCCTAGCCAG GTCTCTGAGTGGGGAAGGATGAGTATGTGTGATGCTGAGAGAAGACTCCTTGCTAATGCGTTACTCGATATCTCCAATGAATGGTTCATTCTCCTCTCCGAATCATGCATTCCGGTCTATAATTTCAGTGCCATCTACCACTATTTGATGAAATCTAGACACAGCTTCATGGGCGTGTTTGATGATCCGGGACCGTACGGGAGAGGCCGCTATAACGAGAACATGGCCCCTTTGGTAGATATTACCCAGTGGCGTAAAGGGTCTCAATGGTTCGAAGTACACCGGAAGCTTGCCATGAATATTGTGGAAGACACCATGTTTTACACAAAATTCGAACAGTTTTGTAGACCTGCATGTTATGTGGATGAGCATTATTTCCCCACCATGTTAACCATCCAAGCGGGGAATTTATTAGCAAATAGAAGCATCACTTGGGTGGATTGGTCGAGGGGTGGAGCACACCCAGCTAGTTTTGGAAGAGCCGACATCACGGACGAGTTTTTCAAACGAATTCTTGAAGGTCAAAACTGCAGTTACAATGATCGGTCCTCTTCAATTTGTTTCCTATTTGCAAGAAAATTTGCTCCAAGCTCCTTGGAACCCCTATTACAATTGTCAACAAAGGTTTTGGGCTACTGA